DNA from Paratractidigestivibacter faecalis:
AACAAGCCCCGTACGCCCGAGGCCCTCAGCAAGATCGAGGGTCACGAGTACACGGACTTTGCCTTCGACCCCTCCCCGGAGGAGGTCTTGGGCCAGCTTCTCCCCGCCTACTTCAGGACGGTCATTTTCCACGCGCTGCTCGACTCGGCCGCAGCAGAGCACGGCGCCCGCCGTCGTGCCATGCAGTCGGCCACCGATAACGCAAACGAGGTGCTGGGCACCCTCTCGCGCACGTACAACCGTGAGCGTCAGGGAGCCATCACCACCGAGCTCAACGAGATCATCGGCGGCGCGTCCGCATTGGAGGACTACTAATGCCAGAGAACACCCAGGAGACGCGTACCGCCCTCGAGGAGGCCGCGTACCACAAGCTCAACAAGAGCGTGGGCGAGGGCACGGTCGTTCGTGTCGTCGGACCTGTCGTCGACGTCAAGTTCGACGGCCAGGTGCCCGGCATCTACACCGCGCTCATCGTTGACGGCGACACCCCCATGGGTCACGTCCACACCGTGCTGGAGGTCGAGTCCCAGCTCGAGGGCGGCGTCGTCCGCACCGTCGCCATGTCCTCGACCGACGGCCTCACCCGTGGCCTCAAGGTCAAGGACACCGGCCACCCCATGATGATGCCCGTCGGCCCCTCCACGCTGGGCCGCGTCTGGAACGTCATCGGCGAGCCGGTCGACGGCGGCCAGACGCCTGACGACGTCCAGTACTATCCCATCCACCACCCGGCTCCCGCCTTCGAGGACCTGACCACCCAGACCGAGATCTTCGAGACGGGCATCAAGGCCATCGACCTGCTGGAGCCCTACGTCCGCGGCGGCAAGACCGGCCTGTTCGGCGGCGCCGGCGTCGGCAAGACCGTCCTCATCCAGGAGCTCATCAACAACCTCGCCCAGGAGCATGGCGGCACGTCCGTCTTCACGGGCGTCGGTGAGCGCACCCGTGAGGGCACGGACCTCTTCCTCGAGATGACCGAGTCCGGCGTCATCAACAAGACCTGCCTGGTCTACGGACAGATGAACGAGCCGCCCGGAGCCCGTATGCGCGTGGCCCTCTCCGGCCTGACCACGGCCGAGTACTTCCGTGACCAGGGCCAGGACGTGCTGCTGTTCATCGACAACATCTTCCGCTTCTCCCAGGCCGGCTCCGAGGTCTCCGCACTTCTCGGCCGCATGCCGTCGGCCGTCGGCTACCAGCCCACGCTGGCCACCGAGATGGGCGAGCTGCAGGAGCGCATCACCTCCACCAAGGAGGGCTCCATCACGTCCGTCCAGGCCGTCTACGTCCCCGCAGACGACCTGACCGACCCGGCACCTGCCACCACGTTCACGCACCTGGATGCCACCACGGTCCTCTCCCGCTCCATCACGGAGCTGGGCATCTACCCGGCCGTTGACCCGCTGGCGTCCTCCAGCTCTGCTCTTGACCCCTCCATCGTGGGCGAGGAGCACTACCGCGTGGCCATGGCCGTCCAGGAGACGCTGCAGGAGTACTCCGACCTGCAGGACATCATCGCCATCCTGGGCATGGACGAGCTCTCCGAGGAGCAGCAGAACGTCGTTGCCCGTGCCCGTAAGATCCAGCAGTTCCTCTCCCAGTCCTTCCACGTCGCGGAGAAGTTCACGGGCAACCCCGGTGCCTACGTCACCGTCCAGGACACCGTGCGCTCCTTCGGCGAGATCGTTGACGGCAAGTGCGACGACCTGCCCGAGCAGGCCTTCCGCTATGCCAGCAACATCGATGACGTCCGTCAGCGCGCCGCCGCCATGGCAGCCGCCGACCAGAACTAGGAACAAGCAATGGCAGAGCTGAACGTTCAGTTCGTGAGGCCGGACAGGGCCCTCTTCCAGGGCCCTGTCGCCAGCCTCGTCCTGGTGACCTATGCTGGCGAGCTGGGCGTCTACCCCGGCCACGCGGCAGAGATCGTTGCCCTGGGCAACGGCGTCGTCCGCATGAAGAAACTGCCGCAGGATGGCGGCGGCGAGGAGGACGTCGTCGTTTCCGGCGGCTACGCCGAGATCCAGGATGACGAGGTCATCGTGCTGGCGGACCACGCCCGTCGCACCGACGACATCGACCCCGACATTGTCCGTCGCACCCGCGACGAGGCCATCGAGGCCCGCGAGGCGTGTGACGAGGGTGATCACCGCCGCGCTTACTACGATAACAAGGTCAACTGGTGTAACCTTCTGCTGAAGCAAACGATGAAGGACTAGCGCAGAAGTCCAGTTGATACGGAGGACGCATGGACGTTATACAGGTTGAGGGCGGCTATCCCGTCACCGGTACGGTCACGGTCGAGGGAGCAAAGAACTCGGCCCTCAAGCTTATGGCGGCCACGCTCATGGCCTCGGGCGTGACCACGCTCACCAACGTCCCCAACATCGCGGACGTTCACGTCATGGGCAAGGTGCTCAAGAACCTCGGCGCCAAGATCGAGGTCGTTGACGAGCACGTTCTCAAGATTGATACCACTGGCGTCGACTCCTGGGAGACCCCCTACGACCTCGTCGTCCAGATGCGTGCCTCGACGGCCGTGCTCGGACCGCTTCTCTCGCGGTTCGGCAAGGCCGTCGTTGCCATGCCGGGCGGCTGCAACATCGGCGCCCGCAAGATCGACATGCACATCCTCGGCCTGGAGGCCCTGGGTGTTGAGTTCAAGATCGATCACGGCAACATCCACGCCTCCACGCCCAACGGCATCCACGGCGAGACCGTGACCCTTGCCTTCGCAAGCGTCGGAGCCACGGAGAACCTCATGATGGCCTCGGTCTTCGCCAAGGGCACCACGGTCATCGACAACGCGGCTCGCGAGCCCGAGATCGTCGACCTCGCCAACATGCTCAACGAGATGGGCGCCCACATCAAGGGCGCAGGCTCCCCGGTCATTGAGATCGAGGGCGTCTCCGAGCTTCATCCTGTCACGCACGCCGTGGTGGGGGACCGCATCGAGGCCGGCACCTTCCTCGCCATCGGGGGCCTGTGCGGAGAGCCGGTCACCGTCCGCGGATTTGACCCCAAGCACCTTGGCCTCGTCCTCAAGAAGTACGAGCAGATGGGCATCTCCATCGAGCGTGGCGAGCGCGAGTGCACCGTCTGGCGAGAGCGCCCCCTGCGCCCCACCGACATCCAGACCCTTCCCTTTCCGGGCTTCCCGACCGACATGCAGGCCCAGTCCATGTGCCTTCTGGCCATGGCCGAGGGCAGCTGCATTATCACCGAGAACGTCTTCGAGAGCCGCTTCATGTTCGCGAGCGAGCTGCAGCGCATGGGTGCCAACATCGTCATCGAGGGGCACCACGCCATCGTTCACGGCGTGCCGGCCTTCTCGGGCACGCAGGTGAAGTCGCCCGACCTTCGCGGCGGCGCGGCGCTCGTCATGGCTGGCCTCGTTGCGGACGGCCTCACCACCGTCTCCGCCATCCACCACATCGACCGTGGCTACGAGGGCTTTGTCGAGAAGCTCCGCTCGCTTGGGGCCCACGCCCAGCGCGTGAGCGTGCCTGACGCCACTGACCTTCTCGACTAGGGCTGGTGAGCGCGATGGGGCGTCACGCAAGAAGCAAGAACGCGATGTCCGGCGGTCACTTTGCCGGTCAGGGGCCGGATCCCTACAGTCGTGCGAGCGCGAGGGACTACCATGACCGCCTGGCAAAGAGGCGTCGCCGCGGCTTTGCGCTGAGGACGCTGCTCATCGCACTCGTCGTCCTTCTCGCCGGCTCGGGCGTCGCCGTGGCCGCATGGGTGGGCAACATACAGTCAAGGATGAACAACAGCGAGGTCGTGACCACGGAGCTGCGCGAGGCGCTCACAGAGCGCGATGCTCCCAACGACCCGTACTACGTCCTGCTCCTTGGCACGGACGGCCGCCCCGGAGAGACCCAGTACCGCTCCGACACCATCATCCTGGCAAGGATCGACCCCCAGCAGAAGGTGGCAACCCTGCTCTCCATCCCGCGCGACACCATGGTCACGTGGAAGGGGTCCACGATGAAGATCAACGGCGTCCACGCCTATGACGGTGCGGCCGGAATGGTCCAGATCGTGAGCGACCTGTGCCACGTTGAGATCTCGCACTACGCCGAGGTCAACTTTGACGGCCTCTCCGGCATCACCGATGCCCTGGGCGGCGTGACCGTCGACGTCGACATGGACATCAAGGACACCGAGCACTTCGACGACGTCACCGAGCTCCAGAAGGGCGAGCAGGTCCTCAACGGCGCCCAGGCCCTCTTCTATTGTCGCTGCCGCTACTTTGCCGATGGCGACTACACCCGCATGCGCCACCAGCGCACCTTCGTCAAATCCCTCATCGCGCAGGTCCTTTCCACGACAGACCCCACCAAGCTCGTGGGCGTGGTCAACTCATGCGCCGACATGGTCATCACCGACATGTCGGTCACCGAGATCGCGAGTCTCGCCAACGAGATGAGGGGCATGAACACCGAGGACGGCATTTACACTGCCTTTGTGCCGTCTGTCCCGCAGATGGTCGACGGCGTCTCCTACGTCGTCGCCGACTGGGACCAGCTGGACGAGATGATGAAGGTCATCGATGCCGGACAGGACCCCTCAAGCTTCAACGAGGGCGGCTACGGCAACAGCTCTGCTGAGTAAACCCGGCGGCTCTTGCCGCCCATGACAGGAGTTGAGCATATGGCAACTAGTGCAGCTGACCCCCAGGGCCAGGAGGGCCACTCCCTTACCAGGGCGGGGGAGGACTACCTCGAGTCTATCTACCGCCTCTCCCTCGAGAGCGCGGAAGGCGACAAGTCCGTCCGCTCCGTGGACGTGGCCGAGCAGCTTGAGGTCTCAAAGGCCAGCGTGAACAAAGCCCTTTCCCAGCTCAAGGAGATGGGAATGGTTGTTCAGAGCCGTTACGGCAGGGTGGTCCTCACCGAGGAGGGCGAGGCCTATGCCAAGGTGGTCTGGCGCTCCCACAGGGCGCTGCGCACCTTCCTGGAGCATGACCTCGGCGTGAAGCCCGAGGTCGCCGACGAGGAGGCCTGCCTCATGGAGCACGTCCTTTCGGCAGACACCATGCAGAGGCTCATTGGATACCTGGAGCGCCAGGGCGTCGAGATTCCCAAGGACTAGCTACAATACTGCCGCTGAACTGCTGTTTTATCCGCCATTGGTTGGGTTTTGCCCACGAGCGGCGTGCAATGTAGTAAGACGGTGAAGCGCGTTTCCGCCAACTGCGGAGACGCGCTTTTCATCTTTGGGGCGGCCTGACGGCAACAAATCAATCTGCCGTTTTGGGTATGTTGTCAATGCGCCGGGTACCCGGTGGGCAATGCCGCCTGGGCGGCAGAAGGGCAAAGCATCCTTGGAAAGAACGACCCCCATCATCCGCTTTGGAAACGACGGCTGGCACGCGCGCTTTGACGAGGGATTCGACTCTCAGAACGTGATTCGCGTGGCGGACGCCCTTGGCCTTTTGTGGGCAGATGCGGCTCCAGATTCCGGTGGGTCCGTCTACGTCGGGTTTGACACGCGTCATAGGTCGGAGGAGTTTGCCCGCGAGGTGGCCGGCGCCATTGCCTCCTACGGCCTTGCGGTTAAGGTCTCCTCCTCTCCCTGTCCGACGCCGG
Protein-coding regions in this window:
- the atpD gene encoding F0F1 ATP synthase subunit beta: MPENTQETRTALEEAAYHKLNKSVGEGTVVRVVGPVVDVKFDGQVPGIYTALIVDGDTPMGHVHTVLEVESQLEGGVVRTVAMSSTDGLTRGLKVKDTGHPMMMPVGPSTLGRVWNVIGEPVDGGQTPDDVQYYPIHHPAPAFEDLTTQTEIFETGIKAIDLLEPYVRGGKTGLFGGAGVGKTVLIQELINNLAQEHGGTSVFTGVGERTREGTDLFLEMTESGVINKTCLVYGQMNEPPGARMRVALSGLTTAEYFRDQGQDVLLFIDNIFRFSQAGSEVSALLGRMPSAVGYQPTLATEMGELQERITSTKEGSITSVQAVYVPADDLTDPAPATTFTHLDATTVLSRSITELGIYPAVDPLASSSSALDPSIVGEEHYRVAMAVQETLQEYSDLQDIIAILGMDELSEEQQNVVARARKIQQFLSQSFHVAEKFTGNPGAYVTVQDTVRSFGEIVDGKCDDLPEQAFRYASNIDDVRQRAAAMAAADQN
- the atpC gene encoding ATP synthase F1 subunit epsilon, translated to MAELNVQFVRPDRALFQGPVASLVLVTYAGELGVYPGHAAEIVALGNGVVRMKKLPQDGGGEEDVVVSGGYAEIQDDEVIVLADHARRTDDIDPDIVRRTRDEAIEAREACDEGDHRRAYYDNKVNWCNLLLKQTMKD
- the murA gene encoding UDP-N-acetylglucosamine 1-carboxyvinyltransferase, which produces MDVIQVEGGYPVTGTVTVEGAKNSALKLMAATLMASGVTTLTNVPNIADVHVMGKVLKNLGAKIEVVDEHVLKIDTTGVDSWETPYDLVVQMRASTAVLGPLLSRFGKAVVAMPGGCNIGARKIDMHILGLEALGVEFKIDHGNIHASTPNGIHGETVTLAFASVGATENLMMASVFAKGTTVIDNAAREPEIVDLANMLNEMGAHIKGAGSPVIEIEGVSELHPVTHAVVGDRIEAGTFLAIGGLCGEPVTVRGFDPKHLGLVLKKYEQMGISIERGERECTVWRERPLRPTDIQTLPFPGFPTDMQAQSMCLLAMAEGSCIITENVFESRFMFASELQRMGANIVIEGHHAIVHGVPAFSGTQVKSPDLRGGAALVMAGLVADGLTTVSAIHHIDRGYEGFVEKLRSLGAHAQRVSVPDATDLLD
- a CDS encoding LCP family protein; protein product: MSGGHFAGQGPDPYSRASARDYHDRLAKRRRRGFALRTLLIALVVLLAGSGVAVAAWVGNIQSRMNNSEVVTTELREALTERDAPNDPYYVLLLGTDGRPGETQYRSDTIILARIDPQQKVATLLSIPRDTMVTWKGSTMKINGVHAYDGAAGMVQIVSDLCHVEISHYAEVNFDGLSGITDALGGVTVDVDMDIKDTEHFDDVTELQKGEQVLNGAQALFYCRCRYFADGDYTRMRHQRTFVKSLIAQVLSTTDPTKLVGVVNSCADMVITDMSVTEIASLANEMRGMNTEDGIYTAFVPSVPQMVDGVSYVVADWDQLDEMMKVIDAGQDPSSFNEGGYGNSSAE
- a CDS encoding metal-dependent transcriptional regulator; protein product: MATSAADPQGQEGHSLTRAGEDYLESIYRLSLESAEGDKSVRSVDVAEQLEVSKASVNKALSQLKEMGMVVQSRYGRVVLTEEGEAYAKVVWRSHRALRTFLEHDLGVKPEVADEEACLMEHVLSADTMQRLIGYLERQGVEIPKD